From Micromonospora nigra, one genomic window encodes:
- a CDS encoding RRQRL motif-containing zinc-binding protein, whose product MSRIRAAYYDPDGTKYGIPTYWWRGAPAGYATRRQLRAAGLRPGGQPIAAQILWRGVGGTRTAYLYRVDLARPKRTATPAQLRAIDAALTARRTCPTCRVVRPYCIPRSLGECVDCAYPMEEAA is encoded by the coding sequence ATGTCGCGCATCCGTGCCGCCTACTACGACCCGGACGGCACGAAGTACGGCATCCCCACGTATTGGTGGCGCGGCGCTCCCGCCGGCTACGCCACCCGCCGTCAACTCCGCGCCGCCGGTCTCCGACCCGGTGGCCAGCCCATCGCCGCGCAGATCCTTTGGCGCGGCGTGGGCGGTACCCGGACCGCGTACCTGTACCGGGTCGACCTGGCCCGGCCGAAGCGCACCGCCACCCCCGCCCAGCTCCGCGCGATCGACGCCGCGTTGACGGCCCGCCGTACCTGCCCGACCTGCCGGGTTGTCCGGCCCTACTGCATCCCGCGCTCGCTCGGCGAGTGCGTCGACTGCGCCTACCCGATGGAGGAAGCAGCATGA
- a CDS encoding DUF6284 family protein, whose protein sequence is MITNLPTAEPTAADLAAIDNEWPLIAADLDVLDAEITLIYAENHGGPTALDWRRLRRAEARVTRAAAEVATRTTDPQRAA, encoded by the coding sequence GTGATCACCAACCTCCCCACCGCTGAGCCGACCGCCGCCGACCTGGCCGCGATCGACAACGAATGGCCGCTGATCGCCGCCGACCTGGACGTGCTCGACGCCGAAATCACGCTGATCTACGCCGAGAACCACGGCGGACCGACCGCCCTGGACTGGCGCAGGTTGCGCCGGGCCGAGGCCCGCGTCACCCGCGCCGCCGCCGAGGTGGCGACCCGCACCACCGACCCGCAGCGCGCGGCCTGA